The Archocentrus centrarchus isolate MPI-CPG fArcCen1 chromosome 24, fArcCen1, whole genome shotgun sequence DNA segment CGATATATAACACACTGGGATCAGTGGTTATTTTGGTCTTTGcaaaaattaaacccagaaacTGCAAAGAGACAGTCAAGAAATGTGCCAAGTTGAGGGTTTACTGTGAAAGATGAGAAAAGATAAAATTGAAGGCAGACAAAGCTGAGCTTTTGCAATAAATGGAGTGATTGAAGGTAGTTGTGGTGGAACAGAGTTAACTCAGGTAGAGCATGTAGAGAGACAGGAGTTCAGAGCCTGGGGAGGCTAGCAGAAGGACTGATAAAGTTCAGCAAGCAGGCAAGATTAAACCCTTGGCACAGGGAGGATTCATTTAACAGGAGCATTGGCAAGAGGGGAGgaacaaactaaaataaagtgTCCACTACCACACAAGCTGGACAGTGGAGTAGAAGAtaagcagacagaaaaaaatttaaCTGCTGTTGTTGGGGGTGGTACAAGGAAcaattgattacatttttgtggTGGTGATCTGGATCACAACCTGAATCCAGGATTTTCtaaaaggattctttaccattgtgaGACAGGAACAATATTCACATAGTTGCATCTAATCTCATGAAGATAAGTCACTTACTGGGGTTatgttaattggctactctaaattgcccataggtgtggatgtgtgaTGGCCAAACCTATGGCCACACTCCATCAATGTCAGTAACTCCCTTATGCACTATTCATACAAACACCATCATTTTAGTTTGCaataaattggttggtttaaaTGCATTTGTTCTATTTGTAAGCACACACATTTAGTTCACTTGTATTTTTCTCAACCcatggtttatttttgtttatgctcataattatttttggtttttttaccGGTACTTATCTGCTGTGATCCTTGGGAGTTGCCTGACAAAACATGTTGGCCAGGGCTGACCACACCTGAACGTGATGGACAAATTGGACTGCACCACCAGTTCCTGTAGAGGGGAGGGACTTAGAGtttctttagttaaataaaGCTTTTCCATTTAAGTGAATATTTGTATTTGGGAGCTTTAAGATTTTGCTTtttgaggagggggggggggggggggggggggttgttgtaTTTAGTATATTAACAAACTTAGCTGTATTGTGGTGTTTGGTGTGTTCTGTTTAGTTACCCCTATTGTGTGTTAATGGTCTGATCAGCCAGCATATATACTGTACCCCTGTGTACCCCTTTTGTTTGTGCAGTGAGTGGTTTTTGTTCATATTGTTTGcctgagttcagttttgtttctttgaccaCTTTTATGAGCTCAGtattttgtaatttaaattttttggggttaaaataaaaaaccctatttttctaatatttcctgTGACTCCTCTTGTTTTTGACTCGGTCCCCCAcgggatggttgtctgtctttccgtGTTGGCCCGGCAACAAGCTGGCGACCcatacagggtgtaccctgcctctcgccctatgtagctgggataggctccagcccccccgcgaccctgaacaggataagcggaagtgaatggatggatgaaataagTGTTCAACACATTAATATTTGAACATCTAAACTTCTTTAACTGGGAAAACCTGGACTGTATTATATGATAGAAAACTCTGGAACAGCTACTAAAAAGACTTCAAGTTCAGACTGTTTTGTTAATCACTGTTTCTAAGAAGAAGAATGAACTCTGAGCATCACAAGTTtattttgtgctgttgttgttgtctcaTGAAAAAAGACCTTTAATACAGAAACAtgagaatttaaaataaacaaatctgaATATCTTTCCATCAGAATTCACTTTGCCTGCCAGCCAGACATTAGAATTGTGACATTTTAGAAATGTAAGGTCTGAAAAGTGTATGAGTGCTTTTAGACTGTTGGCACAGGTTTACTTTAGGAGCCCTGTGAACAAACAGGTGGTTGCCTGATTTGGTGGGTGACCAAAAGCAACAGCTGTTAAGgtagagaaaaaaacaagttgAACAAACACCTCCTGCTCTCAAAGTGGCCAGTCCTCTTCATACAGCGCATTAGTGGCGCTCAGCATCCGTCACCTTTACCCCACTTTGTGATCAGGCCTAAACTGACTGAAGGCTCTACAGCTTTTAGAGCAGTCACTGTTAAAGTTGAGACAAAATAAGAGTCGTGAAAATAAGCACACTATACAGGACCTATGAATGTCAGCAAGGGAGTCCAATTCTCAGTCAAAAGAAATACTGCATAAAAGTAACTGCACAGAGTTGTTATTTTCTCTATAACCAAGTATCAAGAAAACTAATTCAAATAAAGtaatcatacagaaaatgtttCTAGTCTTAATCTTTCTCAATGTAGCAGTACCTCTTAAGATGAAGTGTGAAAGTCAGCATCCAATTACTGCTGTCATTGTAAATGTGCTAACTCTATGTTTTCCAGATCCTCAGCCCCACTGAACATTGCTCACATATCTCAGGCCGGCACTATACCAGCACTAAAGCATTAGAGGCAGGTAAAGCTGCTGCCATTAGGTCATCATCTTCTGCACAATTTCAGGAGGAGCAAGCTTGAAAGGCACACAGAGAAATATTCACCTGTGCTGACATGTGTTGAGGACAAACCCCTGCTAAGATAGAATGCGTGCATGAGTATGACTCTTAATGGGAACCATGGTTTGTTCATGAGTTATGGAAGTAAATGtaagcaataaataaaacatatataatAAATGCTATTGTATAGCATCTTGTACTATAAATGATGCCACATGGCACAGAAATACAGCATGTGAGGATGGTGCTCCTGTAGACATTCACTGAGATCTTGTTGTACAGTCTGGGCTTCTTGAGGCTTCTGAGAAGAAGAGTAATTGTTGCAGAGGATTTGTTGAGAATCCATCTGAAGGTGTCAACTATCTGCAGGCATTGAAACCTGAGCACTACTGATGTGGCGGAGGTGCCCTAGGTCTCCTGGCAGGTGAGGCTCAGTGTGACATGAAGTTTCAGAGATTTCAAGCATCTTCTACAGGTACGAGTTAGTACCTACAATGCTCAAGAGAGTTCCATATGTTCCACAGCTCTAATCTTCTAATCATCTCATCTTTTCTCAAGTACTTTTAACTGTACATGTGGATTTCTCCTTAATATTTGACACCATCATTAAAGAAGGTTTCACCAACTTCATACAGTTTGTCAAGCAGTAAGTTAAAGCAGGGTTTTGCAtgatacaatatatatatatatatatatatatatatatatatatatatatatatatatatatatatatatatatatatatatatatatattatttatatattgtatttataaataagaaagagaaagaatgtAAAGTATTGTGTAGGAATGGGATGTTGAAAAAAACAGATGgtgaaagagaggagaaaagttCAAGTGCTCCTTTAAGTCTCCTGGTCTTCAAAGGTATCTTCATTCCTGTGAGGCACTCTGAAAGCCTCAACCACCACCTGTTTAAACAGCCTGGCAGATAAACGGCTGCATTTACAGCTGCACAGGCTGCCAGGTTCACTCTGTCTTAATAGAACAGGTGACACAGACTCATTATGATTCCTCTTCTCACTTTGTCACACACACGAACACGTGTGCTTTATTCTTGAATCATTACCAGAGGTGTCGATGGAATGAAACGAGATAAGGCCCAGACAACTTTTCTCATTTCCTGTACTTGCAGGACAGAGTGCATCATATCTTTGCAATGCAATCATATACCAGGGACAGCAGAGGCTGTTACACAGAGGCTAGTAAATTACATGAATTTGACCTCTACAGCTTTACATTTCACCTGCTAAACCTGAAGGGGAGGCAATCAGAACTGCTAAGTACCACTGATTACATGGCACGTTTTCATGTCTCCAAAGCACACTTACATGATACacaaagactgagcaaaaagtGTTCATATGTGTCTAGGCATGGCGTAAGGTACTTGGATGGTACTAggatgtaaaaaacaaaagaaaagaaaaagtcacaTGTAATACACTTCAAGGGCATGTGCAGCAATATAGATCACATACTGGAGCCACAACTTGATTTTATCCCTTTATTCCTCTTGTACAAAATGGACATCAAagacaatacaatacaaaatagaaaaatggCACAAGGTACTCACAGGTTCAAATGCTTAAACACATTAAGAGCTATACAATACTGCTTTGGCAtttgaaaaaacactgaataaagTGCAAGATTTCCATTCCTTTTTTCACTTAAGTACATTCACAGGtttgtttaatctttttttaaaaaaaaaaacaaacgttCTTGTTCACAGCATTTCCAAACTCTCCCCCTAACTTGTGTTGAGACATAGGCTAGTAAAGTGCAGATACAGTATGCATGACAGACACATTTCTAGCATCACACCTGCTTTTTTTGTAAAGCATTCACTGTCAACTGTAAGCAGATTGTCGATGATTACTGGGTTTGTCTTTTTGCTCGGCCtttaacacacacatgcgctttttctctctctctttctctctctctctctctctctctctctctcacacacacacacacacacacaaacacacacacacacacacacacacacacacacacacacacacacacacacacacacacacacactaagctGTAGCACCTTTTTAGACTTCACTTGGGGACCTGGACCGGTAGGACCCATTGGCTTGAAAGCAGCCACAGAGAAGCATGTAGATGGAGCGCTGgatctctgtgtttctgtaggCGTAGATGATGGGGTTGATCATGGAGTTGTAGGTGGCTGGCAGCAGCGTGGCATAGGTGTACACTGATGGATACTCTCTCTCACCCACAAGACAGTAGATGGCGAAGGGAAGCCAGCTGGCACCAAAAGTCCCCAAGATGATGGCCAAAGTGGACACCCCTTTCTTGGTGGCGACGTAATGCGAAGTGGCAAAAAAGTGCTGTTGGAGGGCAATCTGGTGGGCGTGGTGGCACACAATCTTGCAGATCTTGAAGTAAAGGGTCAGCATAAGTACAAAGATGGCGAAGAAGGAGGTTGCCAAGAGCATGACGTTGCTCCGGGTCAGAGGGCGGACAATGCTGCAGGAGGCCGGCTCGTCCAAGCAGTTCCAGCCGAGAACTGGCAGCAAGCCCAGGAACAGTGACACCCCCCAGGTGCCCACTAACATCAGGTGAACGTACTGCAGTGTCTTCTCTGAGAAGTATGTCAGGGCATTGTAGAGAGAGAAGTAACGGTCTACAGTGATGGCTAAAAGGCTGCTAATGGATGCAGTGAAAGAGGCCACTAAAAAGCCTACAGTAATAAGACTGATAGTCTCAGAGGAGATCACATACTGAAACACAAAGTTCAGGATTAATCCCATGCCAGCCAGCAGGTCGGCTGTGGCCAGGCTCCCGATCAGCACAAACATGGGAGTCCTCAGCGTGGGTGTGTAGAAGATGATTGCTACCACTATGGCGTTCTCACAGGCGATGACAGTGCCTGACATGCAGAGCATGATGTCCCACGGGTTGATAGGGAAATCTAACGCGGCAGTGGAGAATTCCAGACTGCCGTTGTTGTCCAAAGACTCAGCCTCTATCCACGGGAGAGCTTCTCCAGCCAAAGGAGTTGCAGAAGAGTCGTTCACCACTAGCGACTTGTTCATAGCTCCACGATGCCGTTGCTCTGTCCTGCTGGCAACAGAAGAACAAGAAGATTGCTTTGTTAATGGAAACGAGATGTTTCAAGGTGAATGTGCCTTTTAGCTGGCGTTATTTTTAAGGAGACCAGAGGACAGGTCTTGTTACATTACAGCACAATGGAGATGGAACAGTAACTTTGCTTACAAAGTTTAAACCTTCTTTAAGTGAAATTTATGTTATTGAAATATACAAATGTTCAGCACACGAAAAAAGTAATTTGAACCTGTAACACCTgcaataaatggaaaaaaaaaaatcttaaggcAATTTTAGGGTCATCCTAGAAATGATTGGATGATCATTTGTTAGACAGTCCACCCTCTAGATACTTGATAGTATATAGAGtgatcagtttttttattttttttgatcgACAGACTTGCCGTCTTCTAGGAGCCGACTTCTATTTATTTTCACATATTAAATGCATAATTCAAGGGGAAAAATAATCATATATAAAATCAGTGATAATTTTGAATGATCCAATGCCCAGTCTATCGGTTAAAAAAATAGctgataattaaaaaattaaaataaataatgctaAACGCTGTAAAGTAACTGTACACTTTGTCTTGGgtaaattttttctttttaaagtaacACTAAAGCTGCACTAAGAGCTCTCCGTGGTGCTGAAATCACAGCAACTCTTACCGTAAAAAACTACAGACAAACGCCATCTATGCAATCACTTCCAAGTTTGGAGCATTTATACTTTTATGACAATTAGTTTATCTATAGTGCTTAATAACTACATAATTATACAAATTCTTTAaccttttaataataaaaagtgaTGCTCTAGCTGTGTCCTCTAAGCAATAGTaatcccccccccacacacacaatttcTGAAAAGAACACTTACCACAGTGACAAAAATCAGTGTGATGTGAGATTCTCGCTGAAAGGAGGAGCCGCTCGCCCGAAAGGTAAACTCAACAATATTATAATGATGAAACGATTTCCCCGTTTTCCTCGATCGCGTCTTTGGACCCTCTCAAGTGAATCCCTCGATTTTGCTGTGCTTCCCACGCATGGGATAGACATGCAGGGTATGAGTGCTGTGAAGCATTGGCTGGTGTTGAGCTCTGTGAGGAAGGTGAatgcgaggaggaggaggaccggAGGGGACGATCGAGGGTGGCTTTAAAACGGAGTAACGTCACggcagagagcgagagagagagagagagagagactttgcATTTCTCTCATCCTCCTGTAGGTTCTTGCATGCTATCCTAACCTGAGATAACCCTTCTTAACTTAGTGATACCTCCCTGAGATGTAACTAACTTCAAAgctaatataaaatatatttgcattTCCTCTAAATAGGCTTCTGCTATAAATTATCATTGTAATAAGCCATTAAAGTTACTCAGTTGAATTTTAATTACCTTGACTTTTAAAATCTGCCAATCCAAAATCTGTTgttgtaatattttttaatcaaatgaaacaatgtttatttaaatttaaatttaaatttgcctAACTAAGAGACCTTGTCTGGATTTACAATCAAATTtacttctatttatttattgacatCATTAGAACTCTTTCCCTCTGGCCACAGCATCCTTTGCATCCTCTGTCCTTGGGCCTCTGGGACTTTGATGTTAATCTGGAAAAACTGTGAGCATATGATCCAATCATTCTTTGTAACCCAGGAAAAAACCACGTAGACTATGTTGTGAGCTGGTTGCCTAGGCAGTGATTAAGCCTGCAGGCCCTACAATGTAGATGTGAGTTGTGGTCAGGGTAAAGTCAACTATAGGTTCTGCTGTAAGCTCCAGGCATTGGCCAAAACAAGCACCTCACCAGCTAACTCCTGCTGcccattagcaagctaatgtaTTGTAATGGACTTAAAGTTCCTCTCCAGACACTGATTAAAACCCTCATCTGTTTGTCAAAATGACCTATTTTGCAGATAATTTTGCACCTTTTATTCCTCTATATAAACCCAATTCTGAAAAACGTGgagtgctgtgtaaaatgtaaataaaaaaataataattgtgtTTACAAttgcttaatttttttcctAAGTGTATTTGTTCCTGGGTCTTTAGTTCCTGATTATGACAttgtttatatttcattttttcctgcctctcctgtgttccctgtATGTTGTTAGTCTCTGTTTTTGGTGTTTGGTGTCTTGTTGCTTCCTGGTTTATTTTGATTGTTATTCATCTTGCTTTAAGTTTATTTTAAGtttacttcccttgtctcatcATCCTTGATTTCTTCCTGCTGTGTTCCTCACCTGTCTCCCCTGTCTCTCATTATCTTTTGTATATACTGTCTCAGTTTCCCCTTGTCCTTTCTCAAGTTGCCCCACATAGCCATGTGTTTCCACTCCCTGAGTTCCCTGTATAATTATTCCAAGTGGTTCCTGGGTATTTGCATTCCCTggttttgatttctgtttttggacCATTCAGCCATTAAATGCTCACcttatgctcatttccatctcttgggtcttctttgttttattttttatctcatGATGTGTTGAGttttttcagttggtgaaaggtctggactgcaggcaggccagttgtctttcttttcttccactAATCCATGGCACGTATGAAAATATTTGAGCTGACTTAAAAGCTGTTTCATTTAACTATAATCAGCATTTACATATGGCAAATTCAAAAATcttaaaacatttgaatttgACAATTATAAGCTTAAACAAATGAAGGCAAACCACcttatttttgttgttctgcCAGATTCTTGGGGTCTGTAGTGCAGGGATGGTAGATTTACCATCTCAGTTCAGCATcttgtgtgcgtgtatgtgtgtttatagcACAAACAGATCCTTCTCAGTTAGATGAGTTTCTCTGAGTACTGTGTGCCCTGCTTAAAAGTCACATACTGTAGACACACAACATTTTTACACAATGGGTGTGATTTGGTGTGTTGGGCAAAAGTTGGAATGAAACATTATGCAGTACTGTACTGTTACAGGTACTGACAGCACTGTTCTTACTTGGTGCTTTTTGATCATTCATAAATTTgaattttctcacatttttgttttattttgatagatTTATTTACCTCTAACATTTCATCGGTTACATGCTTCTGCAGCCTGTTAGAAGTATTTAGATAAGAAATAACAGTTATTGTGATTTTTCTGTATACATTGCCCCCCCATCATATCTTAAAATGTTCCACTTCTTACATTTTGAAACAGCAACAAATAAAGAACTAGTTGAAACTGAACACCATCCATGTCAGAGTGTCACTGTGTAgcaggcagggttggacccaaatACAGGATGTGTGAGACGTAACTGAACTTAAATGAGCTTTAATGCTGAGTCTTaaagtccaaaaacacaaaaaccccaATTCCAAGGCAGGAATGAAGCTCAAAACACAAAACCTTGGCTCTCAAATGGGAAATGTAAAACAAGGACGCACACAGCTTGCAGGTAACAAGGACAACAACGAACAGAGAAGgactgagggtttaaatacacacaaggtccTTAGGGAGAGTGGCAACAGCAGGGAAGAACAGGTGAGCCAAATTAGTCTAATGACACAagagaagcaaaactgaacagaaaGCACATGGAAcaagagactgtcaaaataaaacaggaagtgaccaaacatgACTTGACAAAACACGGAGAAGCACACAGGAATACAAACACATAAAGACCGAGATGACACCTGAGCAGGGTACAGAGCCAGACAATAACTAAATAGGAAAGGGCAGGGAAACCTGAACTCCAGAACATAGCAAATCACAATAAAGAATTATTTAACAAAGGACAGCACAGCAAACTCAAATGTCCTAGACTGAGAATAACTAAATAGAGGAACACAACAGTAAAGAATCTACACCATAAGCAACCTAAGGAAGAAACTGATGAATATAACACCAAAACTTAAAAGTCCCAAACCCCACAACA contains these protein-coding regions:
- the gpr6 gene encoding G-protein coupled receptor 6, which codes for MNKSLVVNDSSATPLAGEALPWIEAESLDNNGSLEFSTAALDFPINPWDIMLCMSGTVIACENAIVVAIIFYTPTLRTPMFVLIGSLATADLLAGMGLILNFVFQYVISSETISLITVGFLVASFTASISSLLAITVDRYFSLYNALTYFSEKTLQYVHLMLVGTWGVSLFLGLLPVLGWNCLDEPASCSIVRPLTRSNVMLLATSFFAIFVLMLTLYFKICKIVCHHAHQIALQQHFFATSHYVATKKGVSTLAIILGTFGASWLPFAIYCLVGEREYPSVYTYATLLPATYNSMINPIIYAYRNTEIQRSIYMLLCGCFQANGSYRSRSPSEV